In Nicotiana tabacum cultivar K326 chromosome 2, ASM71507v2, whole genome shotgun sequence, the following proteins share a genomic window:
- the LOC107773719 gene encoding SNF1-related protein kinase regulatory subunit beta-2-like isoform X1: MIMGNVSGKKEEGETSGLIKNQEDEEEEYMEYAHGHGQFPDSMVQSPPHSPKAYQSPLIFTPQVPIFPLQRPDEISMQNQSGNIVQKTMEYGEMPCENGIPTMITWSYGGNEVAIEGSWDGWKTRDFLQRTDKDFSVMKVLPSGVYHYRFVVDGQWRYAPDLPFERDDMGNVFNVLDLQDSVPEVLNNTSCSEAPLSPASSYNSIPFSSEDFNEKLPNLPPLLQQTPLDLPSSSRSSMETMQKPLPAVLNHLYIQKTRSSQSMVVLSSTHRFRTKYVTAVLYKSLKNFKK; this comes from the exons ATGA TAATGGGAAATGTGAgtgggaaaaaagaagaaggtgaGACCTCTGGATTAATCAAGAATCAAGAAGATGAAGAGGAGGAATATATGGAGTATGCTCATGGTCATGGTCAGTTTCCAGATTCTATGGTTCAGTCTCCTCCTCATAGCCCTAAAGCTTATCAGTCTCCTTTGATTTTCACTCCACAG GTTCCAATTTTCCCTTTACAAAGGCCTGATGAAATATCAATGCAAAATCAAAGTGGAAACATAGTGCAAAAGACAATGGAATATGGAGAAATGCCTTGTGAAAATGGGATACCAACAATGATCACATGGAGTTATGGGGGAAATGAAGTTGCTATTGAGGGATCATGGGATGGTTGGAAGACAAG AGATTTCCTACAAAGAACAGACAAGGACTTCAGTGTTATGAAGGTGTTGCCGTCAGGCGTGTATCATTACCGGTTTGTTGTTGATGGACAATGGAGATATGCTCCTGATTTGCCATTTGAACGCGACGATATGGGAAATGTGTTCAATGTCTTGGACTTGCAG GATAGTGTTCCAGAGGTCCTAAATAACACGAGTTGTTCAGAAGCACCTCTTTCCCCTGCATCAAGCTACAACAGTATCCCTTTCAGTTCAGAAGATTTTAACGAAAAACTACCCAATTTGCCTCCTCTGCTACAACAGACACCTCTCGACCTACCATCTTCGTCTCGGAGTAGTATGGAGACAATGCAGAAGCCATTACCAGCAGTTTTGAACCATCTTTACATACAGAAAACGCGCAGCAGTCAATCAATGGTAGTACTAAGTTCAACACACAGATTTCGCACCAAATATGTGACAGCAGTACTTTATAAGTCCTTGAAAAACTTTAAAAAGTGA
- the LOC107773719 gene encoding SNF1-related protein kinase regulatory subunit beta-2-like isoform X2, producing MGNVSGKKEEGETSGLIKNQEDEEEEYMEYAHGHGQFPDSMVQSPPHSPKAYQSPLIFTPQVPIFPLQRPDEISMQNQSGNIVQKTMEYGEMPCENGIPTMITWSYGGNEVAIEGSWDGWKTRDFLQRTDKDFSVMKVLPSGVYHYRFVVDGQWRYAPDLPFERDDMGNVFNVLDLQDSVPEVLNNTSCSEAPLSPASSYNSIPFSSEDFNEKLPNLPPLLQQTPLDLPSSSRSSMETMQKPLPAVLNHLYIQKTRSSQSMVVLSSTHRFRTKYVTAVLYKSLKNFKK from the exons ATGGGAAATGTGAgtgggaaaaaagaagaaggtgaGACCTCTGGATTAATCAAGAATCAAGAAGATGAAGAGGAGGAATATATGGAGTATGCTCATGGTCATGGTCAGTTTCCAGATTCTATGGTTCAGTCTCCTCCTCATAGCCCTAAAGCTTATCAGTCTCCTTTGATTTTCACTCCACAG GTTCCAATTTTCCCTTTACAAAGGCCTGATGAAATATCAATGCAAAATCAAAGTGGAAACATAGTGCAAAAGACAATGGAATATGGAGAAATGCCTTGTGAAAATGGGATACCAACAATGATCACATGGAGTTATGGGGGAAATGAAGTTGCTATTGAGGGATCATGGGATGGTTGGAAGACAAG AGATTTCCTACAAAGAACAGACAAGGACTTCAGTGTTATGAAGGTGTTGCCGTCAGGCGTGTATCATTACCGGTTTGTTGTTGATGGACAATGGAGATATGCTCCTGATTTGCCATTTGAACGCGACGATATGGGAAATGTGTTCAATGTCTTGGACTTGCAG GATAGTGTTCCAGAGGTCCTAAATAACACGAGTTGTTCAGAAGCACCTCTTTCCCCTGCATCAAGCTACAACAGTATCCCTTTCAGTTCAGAAGATTTTAACGAAAAACTACCCAATTTGCCTCCTCTGCTACAACAGACACCTCTCGACCTACCATCTTCGTCTCGGAGTAGTATGGAGACAATGCAGAAGCCATTACCAGCAGTTTTGAACCATCTTTACATACAGAAAACGCGCAGCAGTCAATCAATGGTAGTACTAAGTTCAACACACAGATTTCGCACCAAATATGTGACAGCAGTACTTTATAAGTCCTTGAAAAACTTTAAAAAGTGA